In the genome of Plasmodium malariae genome assembly, contig: PmUG01_00_28, whole genome shotgun sequence, the window taaaatatatatatatataatttttttgacaATAGAGACAAGTATAAATAactttaaatgtatattatataattttaattttatttttaaaaaactaattttaatttaaatagaaTAACTTGAATTTATCCCTAAACATTCTGAATATAtgattaaattatttaatagagtaactaaataatgttttaaattaaaactttaaaaaataaaataataaaaaaatataaaatttttcatatttataaatatagattTGATGCAGAATATTAACTGTAAATACTATAGTATATGTagaatatagaatatatagaatatagataTTACACTATTCTCTACATTGAAATGATTATAACTAATTTTGacaatgttttattattaatataattgtataaatattatatattggaAAAActtgttattattgtttaatgttattaatttatataataatattaataatgataaatataaaaatcaaaattttaGCATAACAtcatatgatatattaattataacaatatcATTCTTTAATgttctataatatatttaaaatatttaatgtattatatggaaccaaatatataaaacgtTTCATATCTTATTGgtgaataaattataattttttgtttttctataacaattttttaaatttcttatttttaattatttataatttataatattatatgtaaatgtaatattttaaaattgtatacataatatattatttttttttttttaatcatatatataaagaataaatgttaatatatattctgatgaacaataaaataaacaagctgaaaaaataatgtaattttcaaatatatatattattacgattattttttcaatacataataaaaagtatttttttccaaaagGAATCAGTTATTTGATATATGCTTTTACATAATCTATTAGaatatttccatatattttttatttttcctttatcaGGAACAATTTATAGacaatttatttcattatatctTCATTCTCTTTCATGTCACATATTTTCTTATGGTTACGCCTTTGTAAGCTTTTCTCTATTACTCTTATAGTATTtgtattcataaattttttttttaattcagaTAAATTAGCATGTTTAAACCAAAAtgattctttttaataataattcctCGTCAAAAATGTTCTTACCTTGACAAAAAGTTCTTCAagcttatatatttacaattcatttttttcatcatgtttaacatgattattttatatcttcCTTTGTATCTGAaggattttattttttattgaaataatttaaactcttcatatttttgattggtaaatataaaaaaaagacattttgttttatgtgtatattttattcatatgttcttctaatttcattatatgtattattgcAAATAATTGTGCcgctaatatttttattttacaattatgAAATTCactaaaatattctttatcttttaaacTTCCTAAATTATTGTTAACGAACATTCTTTAACTCCGATACcacacatatgtatttctcttttatatatcttaatcAATTTCATAAAtcatcatttaaaatattattctagtatgaataatttcttcattagtcatttatttattcatatttctacattttctctacaaaatataaagcaGTGAAATTTACAGTTCATAATGTTCACTTATCctcttatatatacataagtttttttattcattcttTCCATATAAtctattaaatatgtaattgAACTTATATGTTGCCtactattttattctataactcgttttatatttgtataataaattaaaatttcataacgcattttttaaattcaaattaaactcatttatacaatatatatagttgtttttttttcatgttttccAAGTAATCCtacatatatttctaaataatatcactttttaaatactcatttatcattttttcattgatATGATacttctatatttatattcataatacagtttttatccttttttttttttttttaaatatatttctatattcaTGTATAACCATTTCTTGATTTCAGCTATCCTTTTTACAATCTCAATGGCAACATAAGCTGTTGGATCCTTTTAAGTTTATgaaggaaaatattaattacctattattaatagtttattaaatattttttttttttcttagtttttcataaattataagtataaataatgatatcAATAATTTGAGATTAGGTTTTTTCTATAAGCGGAattttatatagaatattgAGTTAAAAAGAACAATATGTAAAGgctattatgttatattagaATCCATagaaactttttattttatatttaatattaggTAAAAGTacttatgtattttttattattgtatattaaaaacaaagaTTCTAATCTAGAATAAATACTatataatttcctttttattctGTAACACCAACTTGAAGAATTACCTATGTactaaaaaagtaaattaaaatttgttttgaaactatatattaatataaattaataaatttttaataaaaatttaatttacatattttacatgGAAATGTACAAATTGTGTTTTATACTCttgcattttatatatggcaaactttataaatgtaaaatctCGTATTtgcaaacaaaaaaaaatattaatacttGACAAAATGTATCAAAAAATCTATAAATAATGtcatattaataattgtTCTAAACAAAACGGCATGCTATGTAATATATCACATATAAGTACATTTAAAATCAgcaaaataatgataattatgtatattcataattaattggtgaatttataaaaattcttcaaaagaatgaaatagaaatataaaaatatattaagattAAAGcacagaaatataaaattaaagacaAATAGAGATTtcaataaaatgaaaatagttattaaaaagaagTTCCGTGAACTATGGTAATTTACAGTGAAGACAATAACTTTTTCAAAgacttttaataattattcgTAAAAAAGGGCATATTGAATTaagatgaaaaataataaaaaaatataattactaaaattattaaaatatacatcaCTACTGAATTAGAGGAATTCCTAATTTTTTCACataatcaaaaataaataagttgTAGTTATATAATTACTTAACCTATGCATCTGAGAAGATGGCGTTTTAATCTTAtccttttttgttaaaaatacaaacacTTTCTTATATGAGAACAAAATACTTATGATTTCTAtactgttaaaaatattttgattcgttagttataaaatacattccatgaaataataaatgcgAATCAtagttaatttaaaatttatattacttaaaaatgattttaattATACCAATGAGATGTTATAcgatataaacataaataatattaaaaaaaaaaaaaaaaatttatttcaaaaaaatgatCTACAAATAActgaataaatttatttcattaatttaatatattaatgatataaaaatataaatataatatatagttcattaatatagtaatatctgtataatatatatttaatttatttatacaaaatagaaataattgtattattaaggacaaataataaatgataatatgttttaagttttcttttaattttaatgatttatAATTTCCAAGCCATtaatcatttataaataatacataatggaaaagatatgtttttttattatatatttatagtttCACATTTAtacaatgaaataaaaactaaaagctagtttatattatttttacaataaatatgatttgttgaatatttatcaaaattttatattatataataattattaagtcttttttttattaaaatatatacatttatacatatatatatcaatttaatataaaacattcaTTCCCGTATATAGAATACAAAAGACGGCatatctatttttaatttaaaatcattaactgattttcttaaaaacctaataaaacaataatattagaccagaaaaagatacaaaataaaaagaaaaatagtttagtataattatatattatagcaGTTCCACATAATTATTTGAACTGTTCAATTATATATTCGTTCTaaagcataaatatatatattcatagaaatatatcctaatacacaaatatatatgttataccATAACATGTAGATAAGAAAAACACGTTAATTAAAATCCAAATTaggaaaatttaaaacatactaataaacaaataaacgtaaatgatatatttttattgttgtaTATAAGGTGTTCAGGTACACATATGTGcacttataatataatatgatattaattatatatatgcttctTAAGTATCTGACTAAAATTTCTACAATTATTTCGTCATATTGATGAATTCATtacaaaaaagtatatatagcTGATTATACAATTTACTTAgtcattaatttaattttgttatatttttcattatttcttaagaTCTTATACAATCCAGTAATAAGCATAACTGATAACGTAATCATAATTACGCTAAATAATgctaagtaaatataaaattgttcAATCTCCTTCAACTGTTCTATAGATTTATACAATTCACCAATTAATGGGATACTTTcaatattattctttatacTACCCCAAAATGCGAATGTTGGTAATATTGATAATCCCACAccaaataagaaaaaaataaaaaattgagcAACTCCAAAACCGTAacttctaaattttattttttttaaagctttGTCACAAATTCTTCTATTTCGTTCAActaaattatcataatttttcttttttatccattttttttcaaaatggaaatgtttTCCATCGAACATTCCACTATCATAATCCACAACTTCTGTATAATATTGCgccttatttaataaatttctattaatttttttgttattttcgTTGGCCCATTTCTCACTACTagatacataattttttttgcaccTTTCATTATTTAGTGAATCCCCTTTTAAATGCGCAATATTTGAATCCTTATCtagtttatattttgctaataATCGATATTTTCTTATACCTAATTTTCTATCATTATTGTAGTTGTCATAGAAATATTTGTTAAACTTTCCCTAAAaaatcaatatatttttaatttaaataataattaatttatgttaaataacagtattaataaaaataatatagtgagaatatttaaaataaatatttccttatatattatttttttattacgttATTGCTAAGATCACATATCCAAGTTAAACCTATGaaagcatatattttaataaataagaataacttaattttatgttcCATAATAAAGGTCTAtaatattctaatatataaagtaagtaaaaattaacaatattaatataatatatttttaatgataaaatgcattattagtttttataaattaaaattgataGTCCTTTTTAAATacctaataaaatatattaagtgtaatacattttattacaaggacaaaaaaagtttttagaacatataataaattatttacataattttattttaatgtaaataatttattcaataataaaataatcttagttcattgaaaaatattcaaaaataaaaaataaaaaataaaataattatgtaatataatgtaataattaaataactttattattaaaactttttaaaataaaaaatgatttctaaatatttatatatagagagtttatatagattatagataatatataacatagaTAATTAATTCATCTTTAAAGAAATAGAATAATTGCTATTTCATAAATGttacaaattaataatttttattttatataagttatgtttttgaaatttttttattatttcatgaaatgtattaattattataataatagtaataatagatgaaaataacaatatatgaCATATCGTTTTgtgttattaatattacaacCATCGGTTACTAggataaaatatgtattcttgtttgttttataacatattttaaaataataaacataataaataatatatgataaaatatatattttaagacTAATTAAAGATtcatcttttattattacagtataaattttaattatatatattttatactataatttttaaattaaaggtttttaattttacaaacataattttttttattttatttacatatatatatatatatatatttatgtgtattttGATGAAATTTGattaaagaaaagaaaagtgacgatatacataaattattttataaaatataatagcaTCAAAAAGTTCTTAATCTAAATATGTATTAGTTTAATTcaattaagaataaaaatacatattttttgattagtgaattattttatactaaATTATTAAGTCATTCCTATGTAGTACAATTAAGCAGTTGTGACAAgaatgtaatatatgtatttaatcTTAGTTTCATTAGTAAAACTCtgtaatacaaaaattaataatattctaCTAACAAATCTCCTTGAATTTAAAACTTTACTAACgcaattttataatatcctTCCTTTAATCATAATCCTAGGACAAAATccttacatatgtatatatatcaaatgcataaaaaatattatttcgtaaaatatcataactttatatatttataatgaaaaaaaaaattaatgttcTTACTACAATTTTCATTAACAAAATGATCaatatttcttttgtatttttatgcaAATATTCAATTCAAAATATCCAGTTTCAGCTCTGTATATCCGAATAAATGGaatacttaatatttttcttgtataagtaatatattttcaaatttacGTACCTCATGCTTAACAAGTTTAATAGAAATCATAAtttaagttttatttttgaaattacGGGAAAGCATTTTTGGAAATactataattattcatactaaaatactcatatataaatatcacaaaaatttatataaccTATCCTTATGTAAGTAAtccttatatacataatagagagtaatattttaattattacttataatagcttataaaattagtaaaataattattgaacatgtatgaattatatatatatatatatatatatatatatatcaaattaCTATTGCAatagatttatatttttaaaaggaagTGTAGTGTTTGAAAAAAATCTTAgtcattaatataaattaattatatttttccatatatataagtttcCATTAATTCCCTATTAAAAgcataaagaaaaaattcattgaataacaaatgtataaataatcatctatatatattgatctcataagtacaaataaaatttatccttaaaatttacttaaatattatattatgaataacttaatttcattatatatattttactcattttaactatatacatgtattttcagaaagaagaaaataagtAATTTCTGTATTATGCATTTCAATATTAGGCTAACTCTggttcaaatatatattagctACATAGTGTcgataacaaatatttatattacccgtctattacatatatataagtaatatttattaaaaataattaacttcatatataatataatataaataataagataTCAATCTTGATATAAACCACTCTTTTAATtcaaatatgttataaattattatattcttaaggagctattaatatttcattctaataagtaaaattatattagtacatatgaatatatcctaattaaaatatcgaaaaaaaaaaaaatatatatatataataaaaatattttggtatttaattttgtaatatgtatttctcattataatttttatttcaaaatagttcttgttaaaaatacattaatataaaaaataaatatgaaaccaaaaaaaaaaaaaaaaaaattaacaaaaataatagtaaaattttCACTATTCTGCTCTATCTtgtaaatgaattaattatttatattcataattacaTGCCAGAGTTGTTTATATACAGTCTgcattaatacatatatacatttcctAATGTGCTTATTTATTGGTGtagaatattataaacatgGGTATCTACGAGTAATTCCACGTcagaatatttatacatatatttataaataaagggTGCTACTTCGATTTAGACTAAATTAACTTTTACATTTGTctttatatgtttacattttttacattcttatttgttatttctCAGTTCTTACAATAAatgtacaatataaaaaaccctctaaaaaaatcatacataaatgtattcAAAAGTTTACAATTTTGACTCGATATAGAATGGGGATACActtgaattattattttttacgaaTTAATTTAAACAACCTCCTGTACAGGaggattaatatatatttttgttcttaatcgttttaattattaacaacATTAAGAGATCATCTCTTTCAATAAACTTTATGCATTGGTGATATTCTCCTTTTCGTTCATAAGAactttatcatatattttatactttcaTATTCACATAAACTTACAATTACATGCAAATAACTAAAACGGGGGAACATCAGAAGGTAGTCAGAGACATAacgaatgaataaatttttaggacacaacatttgtatatatatatttatttatttatttacgtGCTTCCTGTTATGACTTTTCAATATAAGCACTATAACATGTGCAAGAAAATCTAGtacatgaaaaataaaaaaatatatatatacatgcctTATGCATACGTAAGCGTACATCTATGAATAATGATATTCGATGAGAGTACACAACATGAACGAAATTGTTAAcccatattttttcatttatttatatacttaaaattacTTAATGACGATAAATACCctatttgatatattttattttaaatgattttaatatacattggtgtctttataaatgtattctTCTTATGAGTTCTTTCGTTCGTTTCACATATGTACGGtacaacataaaaaaaaatctacatatatatatatgaagctCATCCATCAAAAGGAACTGCCATAATGATTTCATAAGAAAAAGTAGATAAATGaagttgtaaaaaatatatttcatttgttttattagttattattatttttgtgtaCCATCTGTTTATGGAAGAAAACATGCCTCTATCAAccgtattataaatatagataaataattcaatatatttttcacgcttaaaaaaaaaagatgtgCCTTTTGAAatgtagaaatataaatgtattaaaatatataaatggatACATTACATTATGTaggtatacatatttatatatagtcaCGCGCCCATACGcatttacatacatgtatgttcATCTccaatg includes:
- the PmUG01_00054100 gene encoding fam-m protein, with amino-acid sequence MEHKIKLFLFIKIYAFIGLTWICDLSNNGKFNKYFYDNYNNDRKLGIRKYRLLAKYKLDKDSNIAHLKGDSLNNERCKKNYVSSSEKWANENNKKINRNLLNKAQYYTEVVDYDSGMFDGKHFHFEKKWIKKKNYDNLVERNRRICDKALKKIKFRSYGFGVAQFFIFFLFGVGLSILPTFAFWGSIKNNIESIPLIGELYKSIEQLKEIEQFYIYLALFSVIMITLSVMLITGLYKILRNNEKYNKIKLMTK